From Calothrix sp. PCC 6303, a single genomic window includes:
- a CDS encoding metallophosphoesterase family protein: protein MRTIVVGDIHGCYGELMQLLAKVEITKEDCLVSLGDIVDRGTDSVKVYDFLKNRPNTIVLMGNHERKHLRQTLSYSQEIVKLQFGDSYDEFLEWIRHLPYYHETESAIFVHAAVEDGIPIEEQKEEVLCGCTAGEKYLEKRYQSSYWSQLYSGVKPVIFGHRVVGDYPIIIARKVYGIDTGACHGGKLTALILPSFEIVQVEAAKDYWQEEIVKWQLPVMKAKPWNSYKWEKIQVICDEFRNSPNSELSAFITEKEQWMHDLLAVTPRIILKVEEKLAELISIHGVDGFKKPARCFSYASLLYKANASNLSAEFIQQTLPTPEKWLQVMNELVI, encoded by the coding sequence ATGCGAACAATTGTAGTTGGCGATATTCATGGTTGCTATGGAGAACTTATGCAGCTATTAGCCAAAGTAGAAATTACAAAGGAAGATTGTTTAGTCTCCCTGGGGGATATTGTGGATCGGGGGACTGATTCAGTCAAGGTGTATGATTTTCTCAAAAATCGCCCTAACACCATAGTGTTGATGGGTAATCACGAACGTAAACACCTCAGACAAACTCTTTCCTATTCCCAAGAAATTGTCAAATTACAATTTGGCGACAGTTATGACGAATTCTTAGAATGGATTAGACATCTACCCTATTATCATGAAACTGAATCGGCAATTTTTGTTCATGCTGCGGTGGAAGATGGTATACCCATTGAAGAACAAAAAGAAGAGGTTTTGTGTGGTTGTACTGCGGGTGAAAAATATTTGGAAAAACGTTATCAAAGTAGCTATTGGAGTCAGTTATATAGTGGTGTGAAACCAGTCATTTTTGGTCATCGCGTTGTTGGCGATTATCCAATAATAATTGCACGAAAAGTTTATGGTATCGACACTGGAGCCTGTCATGGTGGGAAATTAACTGCCCTGATTTTACCAAGTTTTGAAATTGTTCAAGTGGAAGCAGCTAAAGACTATTGGCAAGAAGAGATAGTTAAGTGGCAGTTGCCAGTGATGAAGGCTAAACCCTGGAATAGTTATAAGTGGGAAAAAATTCAGGTAATTTGTGATGAGTTTAGAAATTCTCCAAATTCAGAATTATCTGCTTTTATTACCGAGAAGGAACAGTGGATGCATGATTTACTTGCTGTTACTCCCAGAATAATTCTGAAAGTAGAGGAAAAACTAGCAGAATTAATTTCTATTCATGGTGTGGATGGATTTAAAAAGCCGGCTCGTTGTTTTAGCTATGCCAGCTTATTATATAAAGCTAATGCTAGTAATCTTAGTGCCGAATTTATCCAGCAAACCTTGCCAACACCAGAGAAATGGTTGCAGGTAATGAATGAATTGGTAATTTAA
- a CDS encoding DUF2809 domain-containing protein has product MFTFKKKYFYLTVLLFIVEVFIAVFIDDNFIRPFIGDVLVVILLYCFVRAFSNARPLTVALSVLGFSYIIEVLQYFNFVKVLGLQNNKILSVALGSVFDWKDIIAYTIGVVLVIWLENKKYRS; this is encoded by the coding sequence ATGTTCACGTTCAAGAAAAAGTATTTCTATCTCACAGTCTTATTATTTATAGTAGAGGTGTTTATTGCCGTTTTCATCGATGATAATTTTATCCGTCCTTTTATCGGTGATGTTTTAGTAGTCATATTACTTTATTGCTTTGTCAGAGCATTCTCGAATGCACGTCCTTTGACTGTCGCTTTATCTGTCTTAGGGTTTTCCTATATTATTGAAGTTCTCCAGTATTTTAACTTTGTTAAAGTGTTGGGATTACAAAATAATAAAATTTTATCTGTTGCCTTAGGAAGCGTATTTGATTGGAAAGATATAATTGCTTATACAATCGGTGTTGTGTTAGTGATTTGGTTGGAAAATAAAAAATATAGAAGTTAA
- a CDS encoding response regulator transcription factor: MLTLSCHSSKLKVLVVDDHELTRLTLKLAFASQENIQVVGLASNGKEAVEMVQSHQPNVIVLDLQMPIMDGWTASGKIKQIAPETQIIAYSSVEDSKIREYDGKGNWDIFCKKDIPTKELVAIVRQLGTEVGSHSVG, translated from the coding sequence ATGCTAACCTTATCCTGTCACTCATCCAAGCTCAAAGTTTTAGTTGTAGATGACCACGAACTGACCCGTTTAACCCTCAAGCTTGCTTTTGCCTCCCAGGAAAATATCCAGGTTGTTGGTTTAGCCAGCAATGGAAAGGAAGCTGTGGAAATGGTACAGTCCCACCAACCCAACGTCATCGTCCTAGACTTACAAATGCCAATTATGGATGGCTGGACAGCATCGGGTAAAATCAAGCAAATCGCTCCAGAGACTCAAATCATCGCCTACTCTTCCGTTGAAGACTCCAAAATTAGAGAGTACGACGGCAAAGGCAACTGGGATATTTTCTGTAAAAAAGACATCCCTACTAAAGAACTTGTAGCCATAGTTCGACAGTTAGGAACTGAAGTTGGAAGCCATTCAGTCGGCTAA
- a CDS encoding molecular chaperone produces MKLTFPKILFSTIILMLGVQPALAFQLLPMSRTFTPSGTGATQSYQIVNDKKEALAVEVSIVQRKMDIDGVETYSDADDNFLIYPPQILLKPGEKQTVRVTWLGEANLSQEQTFRLVAQQVPVELNASQNNQATTSGQVKILMRYMGSIFVRPVNIKQKVVLESIKQQNNNKGQEELVIILQNQGSGRAILKEPKLSVKTSASNTPIALNSEQLKPINNTVILAGNKRRFVIPKPSNLANGEISGEFKFKE; encoded by the coding sequence ATGAAGCTCACATTTCCCAAAATTTTATTTTCAACAATTATCTTAATGCTGGGTGTACAGCCAGCACTAGCATTTCAACTACTACCAATGTCTCGTACTTTCACACCAAGTGGTACAGGTGCGACTCAATCTTATCAAATTGTTAATGACAAAAAAGAAGCATTAGCTGTGGAAGTATCTATTGTGCAACGAAAGATGGATATTGATGGAGTTGAAACTTACTCCGATGCTGATGATAACTTTCTGATTTATCCACCTCAAATTCTACTTAAACCTGGTGAGAAACAAACTGTACGTGTAACTTGGTTAGGTGAAGCTAATTTATCTCAAGAACAAACATTTCGCTTAGTTGCTCAACAAGTACCTGTTGAATTAAATGCTTCTCAAAATAATCAAGCAACCACATCTGGACAAGTTAAAATATTGATGCGTTACATGGGTTCAATATTTGTTCGTCCAGTAAATATTAAACAGAAAGTTGTATTAGAAAGTATTAAACAACAAAATAATAATAAGGGGCAAGAAGAATTAGTTATTATTTTACAGAATCAAGGTAGCGGACGTGCAATCTTAAAAGAACCAAAACTAAGTGTGAAAACTTCTGCAAGCAACACACCTATTGCGCTCAATTCGGAACAGCTTAAACCCATCAATAATACTGTTATTTTAGCTGGTAATAAGCGTCGTTTTGTAATTCCTAAACCTAGTAATTTAGCAAATGGGGAAATTTCTGGAGAATTTAAATTTAAAGAATAA